One Schistocerca cancellata isolate TAMUIC-IGC-003103 chromosome 1, iqSchCanc2.1, whole genome shotgun sequence genomic region harbors:
- the LOC126165603 gene encoding LWamide neuropeptides-like has protein sequence MGKIWEKYGKNANMGKRKYGKNANMGKTQIWEKRKYGKNANMGKTPIWEKRQYGKNANMGKTPIGRNANWEKRQLGETPIGRNANWEKRQLGKTQIWEKRKYGKNANMVKTQIWQKRILWHNVTRRGNRFMSNGKNANMGKTPIWEKRQYGRNANMGETPIWEKRQYGRNANMGDTTIWEKQQYGRTANMGETPLWEKRQYGKNANMGKTPIWEKRLYGKNAYMGRMQIWEECKYGKNANMGKMQIWEKHKYGKNVNMGKT, from the coding sequence atgggaaaaatatgggaaaaatatgggaaaaacgcaaatatgggaaaacgcaaatatgggaaaaacgcaaatatgggaaaaacgcaaatatgggaaaaacgcaaatatgggaaaaacgccaatatgggaaaaacgccaatatgggaaaaacgccaatatgggaaaaacgccaatatgggaaaaacgccaattgGGAGAAATGCCAATTGGGAGAAACGCCAATTGGGAGAAACGCCCATTGGGAGAAACGCCAATTGGGAGAAACGCcaattgggaaaaacgcaaatatgggaaaaacgcaaatatgggaaaaacgcaaatatggtaaaaacgcaaatatggcagaagagaattttgtggcataacgtgactagaagagggaatcggttcatgagtaatgggaaaaacgccaatatgggtaaaacgccaatatgggaaaaacgccaatatgggagaaacgccaatatgggagaaacgccaatatgggagaaacgccaatatgggagaaacgccaatatgggagaCACAACAATATGGGAGAAACAACAATATGGGAGAACcgccaatatgggagaaacgccgttatgggagaaacgccaatatgggaaaaacgccaatatgggaaaaacgccaatatgggaaaaacgcctatatgggaaaaacgcctatatgggaagaatgcaaatatgggaagaatgcaaatatgggaaaaatgcaaatatgggaaaaatgcaaatatgggaaaaacataaatatgggaaaaacgtaaatatgggaaaaacataa